atatccataattttttattccattaaattttatttttccaaaatcAAAAGCTAATGGATCACTCCTATGGATCTCATACCCAAAGCCACCACAAATTCACATCTCACCAAATTCAAACACATGAAacccaaaaattaaaaatccccaaattcaaaccctAACAATGAAAATCCCCAATCTGAAACCCTAACCACCACAATTGGCGGCCGGACTCCACGAGCCACAACCACCGGTGGCCTCGGCTCGGCGACCGGACCCAACCCGACCGACCGACCACCGAAGCCCCGACACCGCAAACCCTCTCGACCCTCACGCCCTTCTCCACAAACCAACACCGCCTTAACCCGCGACAACCAACGACAGGTATCTCGCCGCCGTTCATAGCCCGCCGGTGACAGCTCCTTCGTTGCTGGTTTCCCTAAACCCGTCCGCGACCACAGCACCTACCCCCGCAACCACCCAGTTCGCGGACACCACACCCCATCCCAAACCGTTCGCGACCACCATCAAATCTCACGCCCAGATCGCGACCCATCTCCACCAAAACCCGACCTGCTCGTGGACTCACCACCCAAACCCGACGACTCCGACAACTCTACCCACCCTCCACCCAGCCCAGAACCACCGTCCTCCCTACCTTCCGCCTCCCCTCCTGTTCAGGTCGCCGAGGAAAACAAAGAGGACCACCACCGACCCGCTAAGAGTCAGCGGCAGTCGGGCGGTGAGGTTATTGCAtaaaccggaaaaaaaaaaaaaaaatacggatTGTTCTAAGGGGGAAGTTACCTCGTTCCGTGTTCCTTCGGTTGAGGATGCACATTTGGTAATTAATCAGATTGGGTGCGACAAATATACTGGGGAATTCGTTGAATGATATGGTgggttatgattttttattaaaggGATGtcgttaaaaaaataaaaaaaaataaaaaaaatagaatggTAGTTGATATATCTTTTGATAATGAGAATAATGATGAGAAGGTGGGAGACTTAATGGAGGCAGTAGAAATTGAGACAGGGTGTGGATTGATATGCAGTTGAGAAAGGACCAACCTAAACTTGCTACATACCCAAACCATCTTCCCTGATCCTAGCTTTTGTGTTACATgatgcttttgattttttttggaactttttattttatttttttattttctttttggtaTGTAACCATCTGTtgggaaacatacaatttttcTTCCTTTATTTCTGTGGAACTCCTAAAGGATCGTATCTCTAAAAACTtggcttgttaattattatgttttatattcGAATTAGTATGTTGGAActtaactttgaggctaacttagtttgccaaccgttgatcggagggcgctctaatcggtatatattagtattgtgtatttctactttttgttaatgccaacagggggaaatgaatgcaaacttaacttaaattgatcacttgagtccgtctcactactctcttctcgatgtaagtttataaaattttatttctcgttcttaattttattttcgtttattaaaattaatttcaattttccttaatttcatttaggaaatttagattaatttttataaaaatactttatttaatttattgctttatatttatgctaattgattattattgcatttagtgaaagtttgcttatgttgtcatcaccaaaaagggggaatattgttgaccctaaagttttgatgatgacaaagcaaactcctgacaattggttaagttatgttgcataataggttccgagatccttagagggataatgctaagttaaggagatcctgagttggataaactaagcaacgtggaatataagcaagtaattgatccatgtcagacactacattgaagaaataatcattaagcaaggcgagatccttaggcgagttcctaaggcgagatcctcatatattatgtggatcctcgatgttccagagaaggaaaaaattgggaagtcttcgagtgaagcttctaaaggtgcaacatgaagactacaacatatgagtttatgtttaggatttatgtaagtatttaatattgtttatacgtaatttggaacgaaaggaacctaagtattttggtacgttttaaatgaaatatgttaactgtaattataaaagagttttaacttggaaaatctttttaataaataaaatgaatttaattaataaatgaaacataggattctgatttattatccttgtttctcaagtaaaagattttccatgttccttgaaactctccccacgtatttctgtttaacgtacatttagtgttttgatttggtctcccttgtttctctccaactatgcccatgttactgagcagtaactgttagtgggtagttgaggagaacatgggtacccaaccctaagtaaaactctcctataaaaggagaagagttttggcttttcaaaacacaactgatttctacaaaatctatcttaaagagcttaaacgttttaaaagaatcagttggcaaaatagagtgttccttgagttccttattactataagctttattacgtactagaatctatctatcatattgtattttgggttgaaggattgagtgatccttgagtgacttagagttaagtcaaagagagaaagagcgactaagagtttagtcaaagagagaaacagtgacttagagttaagtcaaagagaaaaggagcgacttagagttaagtcagagagagaaagagtagcacagtaatcgaaggggattgctgtggggaactcgtgttcgagaggaactcgagttaaagagtgtatttgtaatagagttattgcattaatacaaaagagtagtgaggttcttcttgattagggtcaagaaggttcctccattttatatctttcttcgctcattattctcagtttctttattgtttaaattccgcaagaaacttactcaagttcccaagaaacaattcaccccccctcttgtcaagtgttcctactgaactatcagtaTCTGATCAACTACTTTTAAAAAATATGGCTTCTTCTTATTTTCAGTGCCTTTTTACTTCTCAACATATTCATGGCAatgctaatttcaataataaaagCAACCTAAAACTTACTGAAGAGGAAATCAGAGATTTATCTATCATGGTTTCAATAGAGGAAGTTAGACATAATCTCTTTTCTATGGACCCTATCAAAACCCCTGGTCCTGATGGTATCCAACcaatttttttccaaaaacacTGGAACGATCTGGGAATAACCATTTATGATTTTTGCGTTTCCTGTTTTAGGAGTGGTTCAATTCCTAAGGAGATCAATAAGTCCTATATAGCCCTAATTCCGAAAATTCCTAATCCCTCCCTCATTACGGAATTTAGGCCGATAGGGCTTTGTAAcactatttataaattaatcacCAAAATAATTTCATCTAGAGTTAAGTCTATTTTAAATCGGATTATTAGTCCGTTGCAATCTAGTTTTATCAAGGGCCGAGGAATAGAGGATAATGTTATTTTGGTCAAAGAAATGGCACATCATTTTCATAAGGCAAAAAAGAGGAATAAAATTATGGCGTTAAAATTAGATATTACGAAAGCTTATGATAGCTTAGAATGGGATTTTATAAGAGAAACTCTATTGTTTTTCGATTTCCCAAAGCATTTCATCAATTTGATCATGTCTTGTATTACCTCGTCTTCTATTTCTGTTCTCTGGAATGGGGAAATTTGTGATTCATTTTGTCCATCTAGGGGAATTAGACAAGGAGATCCTCTATCTTCATATATTTTTGTCCTTTGTTTGGATAGACTTTCTACTATGATTGAAGATTTGGTTCATCAGGGACATTGGAAACCCATAGCTTTgaccaaaaatattaaaatttctcATGTCTTCTATGCGGATgacgtttttctttttagtaCTGCTTCGGTGGATAATATGAATGTAGTAATGACATTATTGGAACAATTTGGGAATATGTCAGGGTTAAAATTAAGTTTAACTAAGtcaaccctaatttttcctcaATCCCTTAATCATAATGTAAGAAGAGACATAGCtggaaattatggcattaaaacttcttcttcttttggTAAATATTTGGGGGTGGACATTAGACCTCATAAactaaaaattaataactacAAAGGTCTGTTGGATAAAATGATGGATAGAATAAGAGGTTGGCAAGCTAAGCTTTTGAATATGGCAGGACGTTGCACTCTAATTAGATCAGTACTTAACTCTTTCCCCCTTTATGCCATGCAAACTACTCTAATTCCTACCACCATTACCTATGCTATTGAAAAATGTTGTAGAAAATTTTTATGGAACAAGGTGGACAGAAGTAAATATATGGCAAGATTAGCTTGGGATAAAGTTACTCTTCCTACTAATGTTGGAGGGTTGGGAATAAGAAGATTGAGGGATTGGAATTTGGCCTTTATGGCAAAACTAGGATGGACTATCCTTGATAAACCAGACAAATTGTGGGTAAGAATTTTAAAGGAAAAGTACCTAAAGAATTCGAACCTTTTAAACTCTATGCCTAACTACAATCAATCTCCCTTATGGAGGGATATTCTAAAGGGCAATCATATTCTTCAAAAGGGTTTAATCATAGGAATTGGAAATGGGAAGAACACTTCTATTTGGTATCATCATTGGATAGGGGATGCCCCTCTTTATACCCTTGAGGATATTAAAATTTCGGAGTTGAAATCCCACTAGTTTGTTAATAGAATCATTTGAAATGGAAAGTGGTATCTTGATGAAATTCAACATCTTCTCCCTACTCATATTAAAGATCTCATTCTCGCATACCCTCTTTCAAATAATATGGATGAAGAGGATTTTATCAGATGGAAATACTCAAAAAATGGTGATTTTGAGATTAAATCAGCTTATCATATTCAATTACATGATCCTTCTCCCACTTCTTTTTCTAACTTTCCTTGGAAAACAATTTGGAAAATAAAATGCCCTTACAAATACAAAATGCTCCTATGGAATTGCTGTCATGAAATCTTACCAGTAGCTGCAAATTTAAATCAAAGAATTCAGAACATTAGCCCTACCTGCTCTAGGTGCCAACATCAAAGGGAGGATCACTTGCATTTTTTTAGGGATTGCCCCCAATCTAGTGTTCTGTGGTCCTTCATTTTTCAGAGGGTTTGGAACTCTGAGCATTTCCAGTTCTGTGCCTTTTATAATTCAAGTTGGAAGGATTGGATTCAATTTAATCTCCATAATTCTCCTTCTTGGAAAGTTATTTTTATTGTTGCTATTTGGCATATTTGGATCTCTAGAAACAAAGCTGTTTTTGATCTCAAAATGAGAAGTGCTTTCTCTCTTTATAACTCTTTCTTTATAGACTGGAAATCTACTAACTTGGCTTTGCAGGGTAAGAGTACAGATATCAAAACGAATCTCCCCCCTATTAGGAAGCAGTGGATGCCACCTTTGGAAGGATATATGAAGCTAAATATTGATGGTGCCTGGAAATCAGGAAATGTAGCAGGAGGTGGAGGTGTTTTTAGAAGACACACTGGCTCCTGGTTTGTTGGTTTCTCTACAAAGTTTAGGGTTCATTCTCCTTTGGCTTCTGAACTCTATGCTTTGAGAGAGGGACTAAAAATTGCGAAGAATTTCTTAATTGATAAGTTGGAAGTGGAAACAGATGCTTTGAACCTTAAGCTCCTACTTGATAAAGTGAAAGATCATCCTCATCATGAATTGGGTCCTGTGCTTCAAGAGGTTACTCAACTTTTGGGAGAAAACTGGATCATTAGTTTCTCTCACATTCCAAATACCTATAACAGAGTTGCTCATGCTTTGGCAGCTCACTCTTTGATTATGGTGGTGCAACATAAGCTTCACTATATCATTCCATCTTGTGCAAAAGAGGAATATGAGGGAGATTTTGAAAAAGCAAATCCGGCATATGCAGAGGAGATGAGAAGAAATGCCCGTGATCAAGTTTTGGCTATGTGCAATGCAAGAAAAGAAAATGCAACAAGGATCAACAATATAGCTCAGACTTCTTCAGCTTCAGAAATTGTCTTCGGTTCCATAGTCTCTACTATCAAACAAGTGATGCAGGATAAAGATTCAGGAAAGGAAGGAATCAGTACAGataaaggaaaaggaaaggctTTTGTTCCATTTGTTGTTGGTAGTTCAACAATTCCAAAAGATATAGAAATTGTTGAAGTTGAGGATGATGAGGAGAACGATACTGTCACCAACAACTAATTTGGACCTTTCCATTTGATGCGGCGCATTCTTCACAGGGATAAATATATGGCGTCTTTTTGGATGTATATAATTCTAGTATTAAAGCTTAAGTATTTTAGTATTATCGATTATGGTGCTATGATAGGAGATGCTTATCATCCTCATTTTGATATTTTCACCTTTTGTGGGCTTCAGAAGAATAGTTAGTGTGACTAGGATGATTTGCACAGATGATCTGATTTTTTTCTGGATCATGATCACTTTTGTTAGAATTAGGGTTAcaaaccctaattaattaatatatatatttcgtcggttttgcgttaaaaaaaaaaagaagtataTGGTACGCCTATGTACGGAAGATGCTCTGTATCTCAATATTTAATAGgaagaatagaggacggttatgtacggaaggcgtgctttattatagagtataggagacggttatgtacgttaaccgttctatattccttCTTCATATCCTGATTTTTAGGAAAGGAATAGAGGACGCTTATTTCTTATCACTGTACTTTATAACTAGGTATATAAAACGCTTCTTTTAcccgttttataaactttatagcgcgctgagttggagaacgtctctaaggcgtcctataaagtgtatttcaacagtactctatgcccttttttgtagtagtggaggTCCTCTAAGCCTAAAGGAGATCCAACAAAGACAAGTGGTAATTAAGTTCCTGAGAACCACAATATAATCTTCGTTATATTGTGACATGCATATATTATTTGCTACTTTCACCACCACATAAATCTGCTCTATAAATTTGACTAATTTataacgcctaataagataatatctAGACAATTTGGATATTCAgataggttccttaaatcaacctAAAGCACATATTCGACCTATTGTTTAGTTAATTTATCTGtgtattaaaatcaattcatcTTAGAGATGTAGTATAACGCATGTCACTGAGTTTATATGTGACACAAAATTGGAATCCCAATAGAGGTGGATCGGATGTGGAAAATGTTCAATTCTGCCCCTGTCCGGCCCGTTGCATCCTAGTCTCAAAGTTCGAGTTTTTCAAGCCAAAAGTGAGTTGCAATGGATTTTGGCTTAAACGACCTAAAATTGATGTCCAAAGCTCGGGATTTCCTCTTAAGGTCAAGCCTAAAATACCTACCTTAACCTAGATTTTTGCTGGAAGGGATATATTTAATCATTACTACTTTAGATTTTTTTTCCGCTTAATAATGAAATCGGGCATGTGTCAAAACTTATTATTCAAAGTGCACCCCATCTAATAAGCCTAGACACCCGAGGGAGGGAAATAAGTAAGAGAATTGAATCTCCAAAGTGCTTTGACCTGCTCCTATGACCCCAAGGTCAAACCCGTGATAGATTAAAGAAAAATATGGTCAACCCCGTGATAACTAGGTTAAAACTCACACACCTACCAAAGCATTTAACCTGGTCTTTTTTTTTAATGGGGGAAGaacaatatcattaataatTAGCCATACGAgtatacgacatctacaatggTAAAATGGATCTGCATACCGcagattcaaagaaaatacataattgttacaataaaaaaaattactattCTGCATCCTAAACCACAGATCGTACTCCACCGCTTCTAGTTTGACGCGAGCAGTGATTTTCGATGTTTTTTCATCTTTTCATATAGAGCCCTTCGCAATCTGCGCATTTAACCTGATCTTAACTTGGCTCGAGCTTGGAATATAGCAatattatgtattttttagtaatttttttaaaaaaagtatttGCCATGAGACTAGATTGACAACCCCAAAATTTGAATTGAATCAAACCACGACATTGGTTCATTTAAACATGAGCCGATCTAAAAATTATCTCGAACCGAACTTGATCCAAACGACCCGATCGTGGACGTGCCAACTTTAGACGAGAGACGGCCTCGCGGGACTATGTGACTCACTGTAGTCACTGTAGTCGTGTTCCCTTGCTCGCTGGAACGAGGTTACTTCTCTGGATCAATTGTCAacttcttttgttactttctgTGCAGCAACCAGCAACGAAGCTAGAAAATGGGTCAATCTCAAAGTGATTCGTCCGCGTCCACCATTGATGAGACCCCAAAGGAGAACTCAAATGCCCCACCTTCTTCCTTGGAATCTCTAATTGCAGGTCTGTTTCCTCCAAATTTTTTTGGGTTTCGTTTAATTTTCCATCTGCTTCTTTATTAGAAATTGAATTGCACTTCTCTGCAAAATTATCCTCCTTACTTTATTGATTTTCTGTTAAAGGTAACACTTAACTTGAGAAGGGGACAGTAAATTCATTCTGGGGATTTTAGTTGATAATAATAATTTGGAATCGGTTTTGGCTGATAAATTTTAATCCCTTTTCCGCAGTTAATAATGAGGTTGAAGATTGATCAGAGTTCAGATtattttttgagaaaaaatGTGACATGGTTTTTGCCGGAAATTATGAGCTAGAAGAACAATTTCTTTAATTGGGTATCATCAAATTCACAAATTTCACTTAAATTCCAAATATCTGAAATTTAGTGTTTCAAATTTTACAGTAaattttatgcaatttagagACGAGTACTTCACAGAAAATACATGTGGATTATGAACACTTTCTAATGAGTACTGTATAAGTATAACATAACATTTCAACAACTTTTAGTTTTATTACTTTGTACTCCAGTTCTTATTTTAAACTGAAGTCTCCCTAAGTTAGCACCAAGTTTAGGATGTCAATTTAAGCTTCCATAGGATGCTTTCTTGAAGGTTGTAAGTTTGGGTCATGGAATGAAGCGAAAGTATGGGGTATGGATGTATTGTAGATGAGAATAGGCTTTGGTTTTACTTTTTgtgttattatttttgtcaaatgaTTGAAACTGTCTGCAATGTTCTTGGAATCTTAAAGAGTTAAAGAAATGGTTTCTGGTTGGTCACTTGGTAGAAAGTCTAAAAACCTTGTAGGCTTTGAACCTCTTGAAATGTTGACTGTCGTTTTTCCTTAAATAGAAATATGACACACGACTGTCTTTGATTTCTGCTATCATTGACTATAGGCTTCATTCTATGCTGATCTAGACGAGGGCTGGCTTTTTAGTAAGCTTGTTTCCGCAGAACTTGGTCATGGGTCGTGGAGGGATGAATCATATTCTTTCTCGAGGTTATCTTGTAAATTTTTCCTCCATTCAGTCGTGTATGTTGGTTGCCTCTGCACTGACCGAGAATGCAAAGCACTTTGATTCAAAATATAGTGTCGCTGACTGATTTAGGGTTTCAAAAGGGGAGGCCCAAGTTATAGATGTTGCTTTAAGAACTCCAATTCTCCCCCTTATTAGCAGCCAAAGATGGCCTCTCTAGGCCCTGTTCCCACACTTCATCAAAGTGTTTTCGCCCTTTCCACACTTGTCAATTTAGCAGGCTTGCTATGATCTGGTTATATATACTAtaccatcattatcattaccccattgcctcaaagaggctcccgcaagaagcggggtaaggaggggtcgggtgtacgcaaccttacccctgcaatcgCAGAAaggtttccaattgacccaaaatagatgacgggacgacaacgggaagaccatcttctacttcatggaaaggaagtgaagaggttttaagagccattttgatttagtccattacatcccacagccaaaagaacaaatgaatctttggctccgtCGGAAATGGACAAATTTGGTTACtatgataaaataaaataaaaacctgTTTTAAATACTAGTATACATGTAAAAAGAAGAATTGGACCAGAAAATATTGGCATAGGGAAGGTTGTGTAGATAGCTATCCTTTGTAAATGGTTTCTAGATTGAAAGATTACTTTGGCACTTAGGCTACAAACCCATTGGAAGGCATGTGCTTGACTTGCTTGGGTGTATGGTTGCATAGGGAAGCCTGGTTGTACTGAATGCGTAACCGAATAATGACAGGAGTTGGGAATTACAACAATTTCTCGATTAGAAAAATAAAGACAGCGACAATGATTTTCACTTGTTATATGAAATTGATTATTCTAGGATTTCTATCTATGATTTTTGCATGTTGTTTTCAGTGAGAATATGATTCCTATTTGAACCTTATACAATTTCCTTTTTGGCATTGCAGAGGCAGCAGCATACGGTGATAGCGAGAATGAGGTCATTAAGCTCTACTGTTGAACAGTTGAAGTATCTTCTTTGTTATATATTCAAGAAAGTTTTTCTCCTTGTATTATTTTGTTCTTTCCTAAATgagttgtgtgttcttttcagtcTATTGATGCAAAAGCTAGAAAAGCGTTGGAATGCCCATGTATAGCTGACTTGCGAGAAGGCTCATGTGGGAGTCAATTCTCAGAGGCCTTCCTCTGTTTTCTTAAGAGCACTGCTGAAGAAAAGGTGAGTGCACATAACAGACAACAATTATAGTTTCTCCATAAACAGCTTTtaacatatacttcctccgtttgaAAATAGATTCTACATAGAGAAGTGGTACATTATCTAAGAAAGTTAGAAAGATTGTAACGAGCCACATTTTGGCATATCAATTCCACCTTTAACCCCCCAAATTTGGTCCCCACCTTTTAGTATGAGGGCATGTTTTAGTTTAAGGTACCTTTCCAAAACTAATACTTCGTATGTGGGAATCATTGTGACAGCTCTGTATATGGGAAGTGTAGCAATTATTATGAAACAAAGGAAGTTTGCAcccaaaaaaattatgaaaaagaGGAAGTAATACGTTTGAATAGCATATGCAGTGATGCATGTATTGGTTTTATTTGTGAAATCTAATTTAGTTCAAGTGATAACTTTCAACTCTTAAATGGAAACGTTTGATTAATTTTTTCGAGAATAATGGTATGATAATTTATTTGGATATAATAGACTTAATCAAAATGGCTCtcaaaacctcttcgcttcttttccatgaagtagaagatggtcgtcccgttattGTTTATGGGTAAATTAGAAACAACTTCTTTGCTGCAATAcagggtaaggttgcgtacgtccgaccaCCCCTTACCACGCTTGtagcgggagcctctttgaaggCACTgtggtaatgataatgaatggtaTGATCATTTATTTTTATGGTACGTTGGAGGTGAGGCAAGGGTGGAGATGGTGTGAGGACGGGGAAGCAAATCATGTGTGATAAAAC
This sequence is a window from Spinacia oleracea cultivar Varoflay chromosome 1, BTI_SOV_V1, whole genome shotgun sequence. Protein-coding genes within it:
- the LOC130465630 gene encoding uncharacterized protein, translating into MAHHFHKAKKRNKIMALKLDITKAYDSLEWDFIRETLLFFDFPKHFINLIMSCITSSSISVLWNGEICDSFCPSRGIRQGDPLSSYIFVLCLDRLSTMIEDLVHQGHWKPIALTKNIKISHVFYADDVFLFSTASVDNMNVVMTLLEQFGNMSGLKLSLTKSTLIFPQSLNHNVRRDIAGNYGIKTSSSFGKYLGVDIRPHKLKINNYKGLLDKMMDRIRGWQAKLLNMAGRCTLIRSVLNSFPLYAMQTTLIPTTITYAIEKCCRKFLWNKVDRSKYMARLAWDKVTLPTNVGGLGIRRLRDWNLAFMAKLGWTILDKPDKLWVRILKEKYLKNSNLLNSMPNYNQSPLWRDILKGNHILQKGLIIGIGNGKNTSIWYHHWIGDAPLYTLEDIKISELKSH
- the LOC110797539 gene encoding mitochondrial intermembrane space import and assembly protein 40 homolog, with translation MGQSQSDSSASTIDETPKENSNAPPSSLESLIAEAAAYGDSENESIDAKARKALECPCIADLREGSCGSQFSEAFLCFLKSTAEEKGSDCVHPFVALQSCIKANPNAFSKDIVGDDKVKEEVSSANYRIHPPKWSLESQSPKPKL